In one Pseudomonas sp. Bout1 genomic region, the following are encoded:
- a CDS encoding DNA internalization-related competence protein ComEC/Rec2, translating to MRTGMFTLALGLLALRFLPVLPPGGWLLLMPVLALMLLPFRTYPLGFFLLGLGWACLSAQWALDDRLAPRLDGQTRWVEGRITGLAQQTGDGVRFELADSRSRKDLLPKRIRVSWRGGPPVQSGERWRLAVTLKSPSGLLNAEGFDYEAWLLAQRIGATGSVKDGQRLAPARHAWRDGIRQRLLAVDAQGREAGLAALVLGDGSGLAAEDWQVLQATGTVHLLVISGQHIGLLAGLIYGLVAGLARFGCWPKPLPWLPWACGLAFAAALGYGLLAGFEVPVQRACVMLGLVLLWRLRFRHLGIWWPLLLALNAVLVLEPLASLQPGFWLSFAAVAVLILAFSGRLGPWSVWQAWTRAQWLIAIGLFPLLLVLGLPVSLSGPLANLVAVPWISLVVLPLALLGTALLPLPYIGEGLLWLAGGTLDWLFKALALLAQYLPAWIPAQVPIGFWLVSLLGAVLLLLPKGVPFRLLGWPMLLLAVFPPRESVPHGRVEVVQLDVGQGLSMILRTRNHVLLYDAGPRAGELDLGARVVLPALRRLGVAALDLMLLSHADADHAGGALAVAQGLPVKRVVGGETARLPAVLGTQACVSGEQWEWDGVTFELWQWPDATDGNQMSCVLRVQANGERLLLTGDIDRQAERALLATPLGAPVDWLQAPHHGSRSSSSWPFLQRLVPKAVLISRGRNNGFGHPHPQVLERYRAVGSTIYDSAEQGALRLQLGAFQPPVAARSQRRFWREPPP from the coding sequence ATGAGAACAGGGATGTTCACACTCGCGCTGGGGCTGCTCGCCTTGCGCTTTTTACCGGTGTTGCCACCCGGCGGCTGGCTGCTGTTGATGCCGGTGCTGGCCCTGATGCTGTTGCCTTTTCGCACCTATCCGCTGGGGTTTTTCCTGCTCGGGTTGGGCTGGGCCTGCCTCAGTGCACAGTGGGCGCTGGATGATCGGCTGGCCCCGCGGCTGGACGGCCAGACTCGCTGGGTGGAAGGGCGTATTACCGGGTTAGCGCAGCAGACGGGCGACGGTGTGCGCTTCGAACTGGCCGACAGCCGGTCACGCAAGGACCTGCTTCCCAAGCGTATCCGGGTGTCATGGCGTGGCGGCCCGCCGGTTCAGAGTGGTGAGCGCTGGCGGTTGGCGGTGACGCTCAAGAGTCCCTCGGGTTTACTCAATGCCGAGGGCTTTGACTATGAGGCCTGGTTGCTGGCCCAGCGGATTGGTGCCACCGGTTCGGTCAAAGACGGGCAACGGCTGGCGCCTGCACGGCATGCCTGGCGCGACGGAATTCGCCAGCGGCTGTTGGCGGTGGATGCCCAAGGGCGCGAGGCCGGCCTGGCCGCGCTGGTGCTTGGGGATGGTTCCGGCTTGGCCGCCGAGGATTGGCAGGTTCTGCAAGCGACCGGCACCGTGCATTTATTGGTGATTTCCGGCCAGCACATCGGGCTGCTGGCGGGGTTGATCTATGGCCTGGTCGCTGGCTTGGCGCGCTTTGGGTGTTGGCCCAAACCCTTGCCGTGGCTGCCCTGGGCCTGCGGCTTGGCGTTTGCCGCAGCGCTGGGCTACGGCTTGCTGGCGGGTTTCGAGGTGCCGGTGCAAAGGGCCTGCGTAATGCTGGGGTTGGTGTTGCTGTGGCGCCTGCGGTTTCGACACCTGGGGATATGGTGGCCGTTGTTGCTGGCACTGAATGCGGTGCTGGTCCTCGAACCGTTGGCCAGCCTGCAACCGGGGTTCTGGCTGTCGTTTGCGGCTGTGGCGGTGCTGATCCTGGCGTTCAGTGGTCGGCTGGGCCCCTGGAGCGTCTGGCAGGCCTGGACCCGGGCCCAATGGTTGATTGCCATTGGGCTGTTTCCGCTGCTGCTGGTGCTCGGTCTGCCCGTCAGCCTGAGCGGGCCGCTGGCCAATTTGGTGGCCGTACCGTGGATCAGCCTGGTGGTGTTGCCCCTGGCCTTGCTGGGGACAGCTTTATTGCCGCTGCCTTATATAGGTGAGGGTTTGTTATGGCTGGCGGGCGGCACGCTGGATTGGTTGTTCAAGGCACTGGCGCTGCTGGCGCAGTACTTGCCGGCCTGGATACCAGCGCAAGTACCCATTGGCTTTTGGCTGGTGAGCCTGCTGGGGGCGGTGCTGTTGCTGCTGCCCAAGGGCGTTCCGTTTCGGCTGCTGGGTTGGCCAATGTTGCTGCTGGCGGTGTTTCCACCTCGGGAATCAGTGCCTCATGGGCGGGTGGAGGTGGTGCAACTGGATGTCGGCCAAGGGCTGTCCATGATCCTGCGCACCCGCAACCATGTGTTGCTGTATGACGCAGGGCCACGCGCCGGCGAGCTCGATCTTGGCGCTCGCGTGGTGCTGCCTGCATTGCGCAGGCTGGGGGTCGCGGCGCTGGACCTGATGCTGCTCAGTCATGCCGACGCCGATCATGCCGGCGGCGCGTTGGCCGTCGCCCAAGGGTTGCCGGTCAAGCGTGTGGTGGGCGGTGAGACAGCACGGCTGCCAGCGGTGCTCGGTACTCAAGCGTGTGTCAGTGGGGAGCAGTGGGAATGGGACGGCGTGACGTTCGAACTGTGGCAATGGCCTGATGCGACGGACGGTAATCAGATGTCCTGTGTGTTGCGGGTGCAGGCCAATGGCGAGCGGTTGTTGCTGACCGGCGATATTGACCGTCAAGCCGAGCGGGCATTGCTGGCCACGCCCTTGGGCGCGCCTGTCGATTGGCTGCAAGCGCCTCACCATGGCAGCCGCAGTTCGTCTTCATGGCCGTTTCTACAGCGCCTTGTGCCCAAGGCCGTTTTGATTTCCCGTGGTCGCAACAATGGGTTTGGTCATCCACATCCCCAGGTACTGGAGCGTTACCGGGCCGTGGGCAGCACAATTTATGACAGTGCCGAACAAGGTGCGCTTCGCCTGCAACTGGGCGCCTTCCAGCCGCCGGTGGCTGCGCGCAGCCAGCGCCGCTTCTGGCGCGAGCCCCCGCCGTAA
- the lpxK gene encoding tetraacyldisaccharide 4'-kinase, whose protein sequence is MAMTDRLLKAWYEGHPALALLQPLESLYRRVVRRKRARFLAGEGEIYQSPVPVVVVGNITVGGTGKTPLILWLIDHCQRSGLRVGVVSRGYGAKPPQLPWRVQADQTAALAGDEPLLIVQRSGVPLMIDPDRSRAVQALLASETLDLILSDDGLQHYRLARDLELVLIDAARGLGNRRCLPAGPLREPVERLQSVDALLYNGAGADRDDGFAFRLLPTALVNLHTGERKPIDYFPVGQQVHAVAGIGNPQRFFNTLETLHWRPIPHAFADHAPYSAEVLNFTPALPLVMTEKDAVKCRAFARPDWWYLAVDAVPSPAFIAWFDTQLMRLLPARLLP, encoded by the coding sequence ATGGCCATGACCGATCGTTTGCTCAAGGCCTGGTACGAAGGCCATCCGGCGCTCGCGTTGTTGCAGCCGCTGGAGTCGCTCTATCGTCGGGTGGTACGGCGCAAACGCGCACGGTTCCTGGCGGGCGAGGGCGAGATCTATCAGTCGCCGGTGCCGGTCGTGGTGGTCGGCAATATCACAGTGGGTGGCACCGGCAAGACCCCCTTGATTCTCTGGCTGATCGACCATTGCCAGCGCAGCGGTTTGCGCGTCGGTGTGGTGAGTCGGGGTTATGGCGCCAAACCGCCACAGCTTCCATGGCGCGTACAGGCCGATCAAACCGCAGCGCTGGCGGGGGATGAACCCCTGCTGATCGTGCAACGCAGCGGCGTACCGCTGATGATCGACCCTGACCGCAGCCGTGCCGTACAGGCGCTGTTGGCCAGCGAAACCCTGGACCTGATCCTCTCCGACGATGGCCTGCAACATTATCGCCTGGCCCGTGACCTGGAACTGGTATTGATTGATGCCGCCCGTGGGCTGGGCAACCGCCGCTGCCTGCCGGCGGGCCCGTTGCGCGAGCCGGTCGAGCGTTTGCAAAGCGTCGATGCGCTGCTTTATAACGGCGCGGGTGCCGATCGTGACGACGGGTTTGCCTTCCGCCTGCTGCCCACAGCGCTGGTCAACCTGCACACCGGCGAGCGCAAACCCATCGATTACTTCCCGGTGGGGCAGCAGGTGCATGCGGTAGCCGGCATCGGCAACCCGCAACGTTTCTTCAATACCCTTGAAACGCTACACTGGCGGCCGATACCCCATGCTTTTGCCGACCACGCGCCCTACAGCGCCGAGGTCTTGAATTTTACACCGGCACTGCCGTTGGTCATGACTGAAAAGGACGCGGTGAAGTGCCGCGCCTTTGCCAGGCCCGACTGGTGGTACCTTGCGGTGGACGCGGTACCGTCACCGGCGTTTATCGCCTGGTTTGACACGCAGTTGATGCGCTTGCTGCCCGCTCGCCTTTTGCCTTAA
- a CDS encoding (2Fe-2S)-binding protein codes for MITLKLNGQDHQLDVTEDMPLLWAIRDVAGYNGTKFGCGMGLCGACTIHIDGSPARSCITPIGSVKGQDVSTIDNLHTDPVGQVVQQAWLETAVAQCGYCQGGQIMSATALLKTNPNPSDAQIEEAMIGNICRCGTYNRIKTAIRQAATHLQGTKA; via the coding sequence ATGATTACCCTCAAACTTAACGGTCAAGACCATCAACTGGATGTCACCGAAGATATGCCCCTGCTGTGGGCGATCCGCGACGTGGCCGGTTACAACGGCACCAAATTCGGTTGCGGCATGGGCCTGTGCGGCGCGTGCACCATTCATATCGACGGCTCGCCGGCACGCAGTTGCATCACCCCGATTGGCTCGGTCAAGGGCCAGGATGTCAGCACCATCGATAACCTGCACACCGACCCGGTCGGCCAGGTGGTACAGCAAGCCTGGCTCGAAACGGCCGTGGCCCAGTGCGGTTACTGCCAGGGCGGGCAGATCATGTCCGCCACTGCATTGCTGAAAACCAACCCGAATCCCAGCGACGCGCAGATTGAGGAAGCCATGATCGGCAATATCTGCCGCTGTGGCACCTACAACCGGATCAAGACCGCGATCCGCCAGGCCGCCACTCACCTGCAGGGGACCAAGGCATGA
- a CDS encoding Trm112 family protein has product MDTKLLDILACPICKGPLKLSADKTELISKGAGLAYPIRDGIPVMLESEARTLNTDERLDK; this is encoded by the coding sequence ATGGACACCAAACTGCTCGATATCCTTGCTTGCCCGATCTGCAAAGGTCCGCTCAAGCTCAGTGCCGACAAAACCGAGCTGATCAGCAAGGGCGCCGGCCTGGCGTACCCGATCCGTGATGGCATTCCGGTAATGCTCGAAAGCGAAGCCCGTACCCTGAACACCGATGAGCGCCTGGATAAATGA
- a CDS encoding xanthine dehydrogenase family protein molybdopterin-binding subunit yields MSRLPADFVLNNLSRRGFLKGVGVTGALVIAASWGLPDAFAADAAKKYGGDAMPHGVIDDPKVYVSIATDGSVTVICNRSEMGQGVRTSLSMVVADELDADWAQVKVQQAQGDEVRFGNQDTDGSRSMRHWYEPMRRCGAAARTMLEQAAAEQWKVPVGECHAQLHKVVHQPSGRELGYGALAATAGALAVPARDCVKLKQPSEFRYIGKEGIKAIDGADIVNGRAVYGADVHFEGMLYATIARPKVYGGKVKSFDASAALKVPGVIKVLQIESRPLPSEFQPLGGVAVVASNTWAAIKGRDALNIVWDDGVNASYNSIDYRKALEAAALKPGKVVRNTGTIDQALSDADSTLEAAYYLPHLSQSPMEPMVAVARYDKGQCEAWAPSQAPQVSRERIAERLGLPFDNVTFNVTLLGGGFGRKSKPDFIVEAAVLAKEFPGKAVRVQWTREDDIHNSYFHTVSAEYLKAGLNKDGLPSAWLHRTVAPSITALFAPNMVHEAPFELGMGFTNMAYAIPNVRLENPEAAAHTRVGWYRSVSNIPHGFAIQSFVDELAHKAGEDPLKYQLKLLGPDRQIDPRTLSDEWNYGESPERYPIDTARLRGVLETAAKAAGWGRTLPKGRGLGLAVHYSFVTYVAAVIEVEVKDDGTLIVHKADIAVDCGPQINPERIRSQFEGACVMGLGNAVLGEISFKDGKVQQDNFHMYEVARMSLAPKEVAVHLVTPKGDVPLGGVGEPGVPPIAPALCNAIFAATGKRIRNLPVRYQLQGWQEAKA; encoded by the coding sequence ATGAGCCGGTTACCCGCTGATTTCGTCCTGAACAACCTCAGTCGTCGAGGTTTCCTCAAAGGTGTGGGTGTCACGGGGGCGTTGGTCATTGCCGCCAGTTGGGGCTTGCCGGACGCGTTTGCCGCCGACGCGGCGAAGAAGTACGGCGGTGACGCCATGCCCCATGGTGTGATCGACGATCCCAAGGTCTACGTAAGCATTGCCACCGACGGCAGCGTGACGGTGATCTGCAACCGCTCTGAAATGGGCCAGGGGGTACGCACCAGCCTGAGCATGGTAGTGGCCGATGAGCTGGATGCCGATTGGGCGCAGGTGAAAGTCCAGCAGGCACAGGGTGATGAAGTGCGTTTTGGCAACCAGGACACTGATGGTTCCCGCAGCATGCGTCATTGGTATGAGCCGATGCGCCGTTGTGGCGCCGCCGCCCGTACGATGTTGGAACAAGCCGCTGCCGAGCAATGGAAAGTCCCGGTAGGCGAATGCCATGCTCAGTTGCACAAAGTGGTTCACCAACCGAGCGGGCGCGAGTTGGGCTACGGCGCCCTGGCTGCTACTGCCGGTGCGCTGGCGGTACCGGCACGGGACTGCGTGAAGCTCAAGCAGCCGTCGGAATTTCGCTATATCGGCAAGGAAGGCATCAAGGCTATCGACGGTGCCGACATCGTCAACGGTCGGGCGGTCTACGGTGCCGATGTGCATTTTGAAGGCATGCTTTACGCCACCATCGCCCGGCCGAAGGTGTATGGCGGCAAGGTAAAATCCTTCGATGCCAGTGCGGCGTTGAAAGTCCCCGGGGTGATCAAGGTGCTGCAAATCGAGAGCCGGCCCTTGCCCTCGGAGTTCCAGCCGCTGGGCGGTGTGGCAGTTGTTGCGAGCAACACGTGGGCGGCTATCAAGGGCCGCGACGCCTTGAACATCGTCTGGGATGACGGCGTCAACGCCAGCTACAACTCGATCGACTACCGCAAGGCGCTGGAAGCTGCTGCGTTGAAACCGGGCAAAGTGGTGCGCAATACCGGCACCATCGACCAGGCCCTGAGCGATGCCGACAGCACCCTGGAAGCCGCGTATTACCTGCCGCACCTGTCCCAGTCGCCGATGGAGCCGATGGTCGCCGTCGCCCGCTACGACAAGGGCCAGTGCGAAGCGTGGGCGCCCAGCCAGGCGCCGCAGGTGAGCCGCGAACGCATTGCCGAGCGCCTGGGCCTGCCGTTCGACAACGTCACCTTCAATGTCACGCTGCTGGGTGGCGGTTTTGGTCGCAAGTCCAAGCCGGACTTTATCGTCGAAGCCGCCGTGCTCGCCAAGGAATTCCCCGGCAAGGCGGTGCGGGTGCAATGGACCCGTGAAGACGATATCCATAACTCTTATTTCCATACCGTGTCCGCCGAGTACCTCAAGGCCGGCCTGAACAAGGATGGCCTGCCCAGCGCCTGGTTGCACCGCACTGTGGCGCCGAGCATTACCGCGTTGTTTGCGCCGAACATGGTCCATGAGGCGCCGTTCGAACTGGGCATGGGCTTTACCAACATGGCTTACGCCATTCCCAACGTGCGCTTGGAAAATCCGGAAGCGGCGGCCCATACGCGGGTCGGCTGGTACCGCTCGGTGTCGAACATTCCTCATGGTTTCGCGATTCAGAGCTTTGTCGATGAACTGGCGCACAAGGCCGGCGAGGATCCGCTCAAGTATCAACTCAAGCTGCTCGGGCCCGACCGTCAGATCGATCCCAGGACGTTGAGCGATGAGTGGAACTACGGCGAATCTCCAGAGCGCTATCCCATTGATACCGCACGTTTGCGTGGGGTGCTGGAAACCGCTGCCAAGGCCGCCGGTTGGGGCCGCACCTTGCCCAAGGGCCGCGGCTTGGGCTTGGCGGTGCACTACAGCTTCGTCACTTACGTGGCAGCGGTGATCGAGGTGGAAGTCAAAGATGACGGCACCTTGATCGTGCACAAGGCCGACATTGCCGTGGATTGCGGCCCGCAGATCAACCCGGAGCGCATTCGCTCGCAGTTCGAAGGTGCCTGCGTGATGGGCCTGGGCAATGCGGTGCTGGGTGAAATCAGCTTCAAGGACGGCAAGGTGCAGCAGGACAACTTCCATATGTATGAAGTAGCGCGCATGTCTTTGGCGCCCAAGGAGGTTGCGGTGCACCTGGTCACGCCAAAAGGCGACGTGCCGTTGGGCGGTGTGGGTGAGCCGGGCGTGCCGCCGATTGCGCCGGCACTGTGCAATGCGATCTTTGCCGCCACCGGCAAGCGCATTCGCAATCTGCCGGTTCGCTATCAGTTGCAGGGTTGGCAGGAGGCGAAGGCCTGA
- the kdsB gene encoding 3-deoxy-manno-octulosonate cytidylyltransferase codes for MTTAFTVVIPSRYASTRLPGKPLQLIGNKPMIQLVWEQACKSSAERVVVATDDPRIIEACKRFGAEAVLTREDHNSGTDRLAEVATQLGLAADAIVVNVQGDEPLIPPSVIDQVAANLAAHGEARMATLAEPIEDIQTLFNPNVVKVVSDINGLALTFSRSTLPWARDAFAKQPDVLPAGVPYRRHIGIYAYRAGFLHDFVSWGPCWLENTESLEQLRALWHGVRIHVGDALEAPPAGVDTPEDLERVRRLLGA; via the coding sequence ATGACCACCGCCTTCACCGTTGTCATCCCGTCCCGCTACGCCTCCACCCGCCTGCCCGGCAAACCGCTGCAGCTGATCGGCAACAAGCCGATGATCCAGCTGGTGTGGGAGCAAGCCTGCAAAAGCAGCGCCGAGCGGGTGGTGGTTGCCACCGATGATCCGCGCATCATCGAGGCCTGCAAACGCTTTGGCGCCGAAGCGGTGCTGACCCGTGAAGACCACAACTCCGGCACCGACCGCCTGGCCGAAGTGGCCACCCAGTTGGGTTTGGCGGCAGATGCCATCGTGGTCAACGTGCAAGGCGACGAGCCGTTGATTCCGCCCAGCGTGATCGACCAGGTTGCCGCCAACCTGGCAGCCCATGGTGAAGCGCGCATGGCGACCCTGGCCGAGCCGATTGAAGACATCCAGACGCTGTTCAACCCCAACGTGGTGAAAGTGGTCAGCGACATCAACGGCCTGGCGCTGACCTTCAGCCGCTCCACCTTGCCGTGGGCGCGGGATGCGTTCGCCAAACAACCGGACGTGCTGCCTGCCGGCGTGCCTTACCGTCGCCACATCGGAATCTACGCCTACCGCGCCGGGTTCCTGCATGACTTCGTCAGTTGGGGCCCGTGCTGGCTGGAAAACACCGAATCCCTGGAACAACTGCGTGCCCTGTGGCACGGCGTACGCATCCACGTGGGCGATGCCCTGGAAGCGCCACCGGCGGGTGTCGACACGCCGGAAGACCTCGAGCGCGTCCGTCGCCTGCTGGGGGCCTGA
- a CDS encoding MotA/TolQ/ExbB proton channel family protein has protein sequence MWELVKSGGWMMLPIILSSIAALGIIAERLWTLRASRVTPDHLLGQVWGWIKNKQLDKAKLKELRANSPLGEILAAGLANSKHGREIMKECIEEAAARVIHELERYINALGTIAAMAPLLGLLGTVLGMIDIFSSFMGSGMTTNAAVLAGGISKALITTAAGLMVGIPSVFFHRFLQRRIDELVVGMEQEAIKLVEVVQGDRDVDLVEGNA, from the coding sequence GTGTGGGAATTGGTCAAATCCGGCGGCTGGATGATGTTGCCGATCATTTTGAGTTCCATCGCCGCACTCGGCATCATCGCCGAACGCCTGTGGACCCTGCGTGCCAGCCGTGTAACACCCGACCACCTGCTGGGCCAGGTCTGGGGCTGGATCAAGAACAAGCAACTCGACAAGGCAAAACTCAAGGAACTACGGGCCAACTCGCCCCTGGGTGAAATCCTTGCCGCCGGCCTTGCCAACTCCAAGCATGGTCGCGAGATCATGAAGGAATGCATCGAGGAGGCCGCTGCCCGGGTCATCCATGAGCTGGAGCGCTACATCAATGCCCTGGGCACCATTGCCGCCATGGCGCCGTTGCTCGGCCTGCTGGGCACGGTGCTGGGCATGATTGATATCTTCAGTTCCTTCATGGGCTCGGGCATGACCACCAATGCCGCCGTTCTGGCCGGTGGTATTTCCAAGGCCTTGATCACCACGGCGGCGGGCCTGATGGTCGGTATTCCTTCGGTGTTCTTCCACCGTTTCCTGCAACGACGTATCGACGAGTTGGTCGTCGGCATGGAGCAGGAAGCCATCAAGCTGGTGGAAGTGGTGCAGGGCGATCGTGACGTGGACCTGGTTGAGGGCAACGCGTGA
- a CDS encoding biopolymer transporter ExbD: MKFRRKRRENVDINLASLIDVVFILLLFFVVTTTFTRETQLRVDLPEAVSGSPADDQQAKQLDIAISADGVFSVNNQLLEKNDLASLMDALQKESGGDTNLPLSISADGNTKHQAVITAMDAAGKLGFSHLRMTTVEAASQP; this comes from the coding sequence GTGAAATTTCGCCGCAAGCGACGGGAAAACGTCGATATCAACCTGGCGTCGTTGATCGACGTTGTGTTTATCCTGCTGCTGTTTTTTGTCGTCACCACCACCTTTACCCGGGAAACCCAACTGCGCGTCGACCTGCCCGAAGCCGTCAGCGGCTCACCGGCGGACGACCAGCAGGCAAAACAATTGGATATAGCCATCAGCGCCGACGGCGTGTTCTCGGTGAATAACCAGTTGCTGGAAAAAAACGACCTGGCCAGCCTGATGGATGCATTGCAGAAAGAGTCCGGTGGCGACACTAACTTGCCACTGTCGATCAGCGCCGATGGCAACACCAAGCACCAGGCCGTGATCACCGCGATGGACGCTGCCGGCAAGCTCGGCTTCAGCCATTTGCGCATGACCACGGTCGAGGCGGCGAGCCAACCCTGA
- a CDS encoding low molecular weight protein-tyrosine-phosphatase, with product MQVLFVCLGNICRSPTAEGVLRHKLREAGLVGQVDVASAGTGEWHVGNPPDKRSQGAALQRGYDLSAQRAQQVSRADFSRYDLILAMDQSNLRNLKAMQPAQGKAELDLFLRRYDSVVDEVPDPYYEGDQGFETVLDLIERACDLLVIELKGRL from the coding sequence ATGCAGGTTCTGTTCGTCTGCCTGGGCAACATCTGCCGTTCACCGACGGCAGAAGGCGTGTTGCGCCACAAATTGCGCGAAGCCGGCCTGGTTGGTCAGGTTGACGTGGCCTCCGCCGGCACGGGTGAATGGCACGTCGGCAACCCACCCGACAAGCGCAGCCAGGGTGCAGCGCTGCAGCGTGGCTACGACTTGTCGGCCCAGCGTGCACAACAGGTGTCGCGTGCCGACTTTTCCCGCTACGACCTGATCCTGGCCATGGACCAGAGCAACCTGCGCAACCTCAAGGCCATGCAGCCGGCCCAGGGCAAGGCGGAGCTGGACCTGTTCCTGCGCCGTTACGACTCGGTGGTGGATGAAGTGCCAGACCCGTACTACGAAGGCGACCAGGGCTTCGAAACCGTCCTGGACCTGATCGAGCGCGCCTGCGATCTGTTGGTGATTGAATTGAAGGGCCGGTTATGA
- the murB gene encoding UDP-N-acetylmuramate dehydrogenase yields MTLQVQAQVSLKPFNSFGIDVRARLFAEARTDADVREALAYAAGQQLPLLVIGGGSNLLLTQDIDALVLRMASQGIRVLHDDGVHVVVEAEAGEAWHPFVLWTLAQGFSGLENLSLIPGTVGAAPMQNIGAYGVEIKDVFAGLTALDRHTGELRDFSLGECNFAYRDSLFKHEAGRWLILRVRFALSRAVHLKLEYGPVQQRLAEQGITQATPSDVSRAICSIRSEKLPDPAVLGNAGSFFKNPLVSQALAGELQLQYPDLVAYPQADGQMKLAAGWLIDKAGWKGFREGDAGVHRLQALVLVNYGAATGQDIACLALRIQQDIEKRFKVVLEMEPNRY; encoded by the coding sequence ATGACGTTGCAGGTACAGGCGCAGGTTTCGCTCAAGCCGTTCAACAGCTTTGGTATCGACGTGCGTGCCCGGCTGTTTGCCGAGGCCCGCACCGACGCTGACGTGCGTGAAGCCTTGGCCTATGCGGCCGGGCAACAACTGCCGTTACTGGTGATTGGCGGCGGCAGCAATTTGCTGCTGACCCAGGATATCGACGCGCTGGTGCTGCGCATGGCCAGCCAGGGCATCCGGGTATTGCACGACGACGGCGTGCACGTCGTGGTGGAAGCGGAGGCCGGTGAAGCCTGGCATCCGTTTGTGCTGTGGACGTTGGCCCAGGGCTTTTCCGGCCTGGAAAACCTTAGCCTGATCCCGGGCACCGTCGGCGCCGCACCCATGCAAAACATCGGCGCCTACGGTGTAGAGATCAAGGACGTGTTCGCCGGCCTGACCGCCCTCGACCGCCACACCGGCGAGCTTCGGGACTTCAGCCTGGGCGAATGCAACTTTGCCTACCGTGACAGCTTGTTCAAACACGAAGCGGGGCGCTGGCTGATCCTGCGGGTGCGATTTGCCTTGAGTCGCGCCGTGCACCTGAAGCTTGAGTACGGGCCGGTGCAGCAGCGCCTGGCCGAGCAAGGCATTACGCAGGCCACTCCCAGCGACGTCAGCCGCGCCATTTGCAGCATTCGCAGCGAGAAACTGCCGGACCCGGCGGTACTCGGCAATGCCGGCAGCTTCTTCAAGAACCCGCTGGTGTCCCAGGCGCTGGCTGGCGAATTGCAGCTTCAATACCCGGACCTGGTGGCTTATCCCCAGGCTGACGGGCAAATGAAACTGGCCGCCGGCTGGTTGATCGACAAGGCCGGATGGAAGGGTTTTCGCGAGGGTGATGCCGGCGTACATCGCTTGCAGGCGCTGGTGCTGGTGAACTACGGCGCGGCCACGGGCCAGGACATTGCCTGCCTGGCGCTCCGTATCCAGCAGGACATCGAAAAACGTTTCAAGGTTGTGCTGGAAATGGAGCCCAACCGCTATTGA
- a CDS encoding DUF2062 domain-containing protein: protein MPRRLFKRYMPDPTSIREHKSLRFLGKLLHDPNLWHLNRHSVARAMAVGLFAAFIPIPLQMLLAAVLAISVRGNMPIAVSLVWLTNPITMPPVFFCTYMTGAWLMNLPPRSMPDELTWEWISGQLSTLWQPFLLGSVVLGVVMAALGYCLTMGYWRWWVARQWKKRKQRRL, encoded by the coding sequence ATGCCACGGCGCTTATTCAAACGGTACATGCCCGACCCGACCAGCATCAGGGAACACAAGTCCTTACGCTTTCTGGGCAAGCTGCTGCATGACCCGAACCTCTGGCACCTCAATCGGCACTCGGTCGCGCGGGCCATGGCGGTTGGCCTGTTCGCAGCCTTTATCCCGATTCCCTTGCAGATGTTGCTGGCGGCGGTCCTCGCCATCAGCGTGCGCGGCAACATGCCGATTGCCGTCAGCCTGGTGTGGCTGACCAACCCGATCACCATGCCGCCGGTGTTCTTCTGCACCTACATGACCGGTGCCTGGTTGATGAACTTACCGCCTCGCAGCATGCCCGACGAACTGACCTGGGAATGGATCAGCGGGCAGCTGTCGACGCTGTGGCAACCCTTCTTGCTGGGCTCGGTGGTATTGGGGGTGGTAATGGCGGCGTTGGGGTATTGCCTGACTATGGGCTACTGGCGCTGGTGGGTGGCGCGCCAGTGGAAAAAACGCAAGCAGCGCAGGCTGTAA